In Kangiella koreensis DSM 16069, a single window of DNA contains:
- a CDS encoding ABC transporter ATP-binding protein, with product MTKALSISNLSKTYKNGVQALKGIDLEVEKGDFFALLGPNGAGKSTTIGIISSLINKTGGKVEVFGHDIDKDLTNAKKMLGLVPQEFNFNIFEGVEQIIWQQAGYYGIGRKEAKKRAQPLLEQLGLWDKRKSPARELSGGMKRRLMIARGLIHDPKLLILDEPTAGVDIEIRRSMWDFMQDLNEKGTTIVLTTHYLEEAESLCRNIAIINHGEIVENTNMKSLLAKLDMETFVLDTTGLPEQLPQIDGYEVRRRDDTTLEVDVHKGAGVNGVFSALSQQEITVLSMRNKANRLEELFVRLTEDKAGGQQS from the coding sequence ATGACAAAAGCATTATCCATTTCGAATTTAAGCAAAACCTATAAAAACGGTGTGCAGGCCTTGAAGGGGATTGACCTGGAAGTTGAGAAGGGTGATTTCTTTGCTTTGCTTGGGCCGAACGGTGCCGGTAAATCCACCACTATCGGTATTATCAGCTCGCTGATCAATAAGACTGGCGGTAAGGTCGAAGTGTTTGGGCACGACATTGATAAAGACTTAACCAACGCTAAAAAAATGTTAGGTCTTGTTCCGCAGGAGTTTAACTTCAATATTTTTGAAGGTGTCGAGCAAATTATCTGGCAGCAAGCCGGTTATTACGGCATTGGTCGTAAAGAAGCGAAAAAGCGCGCCCAGCCTTTGCTTGAACAACTGGGTTTATGGGACAAGCGAAAAAGCCCGGCCAGAGAATTGTCGGGTGGTATGAAGCGCCGCTTGATGATTGCACGTGGTTTGATTCATGATCCTAAGCTGTTAATTCTTGATGAGCCAACTGCCGGCGTTGATATTGAGATTCGTCGCTCAATGTGGGACTTCATGCAGGACCTGAATGAAAAAGGCACGACCATTGTTTTGACTACTCACTATCTTGAAGAAGCAGAAAGTCTTTGCCGCAATATTGCGATTATTAATCATGGTGAGATCGTTGAAAACACCAATATGAAATCCCTGCTTGCTAAATTAGATATGGAAACTTTCGTATTGGACACCACAGGTTTACCAGAACAGTTGCCGCAAATTGATGGCTACGAAGTGCGCCGTCGCGACGATACGACCCTTGAAGTGGATGTACATAAAGGCGCTGGCGTGAATGGCGTTTTTTCAGCACTCAGCCAACAGGAAATTACCGTACTCAGTATGCGCAATAAAGCCAACCGCCTAGAGGAGTTGTTTGTGAGACTGACTGAAGATAAAGCGGGAGGGCAGCAGTCATGA
- a CDS encoding LON peptidase substrate-binding domain-containing protein: MPKSEANQVIPIFPLQRVVFPDSVLRLQIFEQRYLDMIAKQLSQQQGFGVTLIKKGNEAGIPATPFEFGTYVEIVDFDQKDNGLLLITCVGQKRFRINSQTVMPDKLITANVSWLDPLKQRAMTDDQSELLHLLSDLSKHPQVDILDVPERWTELGFVLERLTEYMPITEKQKQAVLEESDLDTRIAMLYQMLGWLS; the protein is encoded by the coding sequence GTGCCTAAGTCGGAAGCCAATCAAGTCATTCCCATTTTCCCGCTGCAGCGGGTCGTTTTTCCGGACAGCGTGCTCAGATTACAAATATTTGAGCAACGCTATCTGGACATGATTGCCAAGCAACTATCGCAACAACAAGGCTTCGGCGTTACCTTGATAAAAAAAGGCAACGAAGCAGGCATTCCTGCAACCCCCTTTGAATTTGGTACCTATGTCGAAATCGTCGACTTCGACCAGAAAGATAACGGCTTATTGCTCATCACCTGCGTTGGCCAAAAGCGATTTCGTATCAATAGCCAAACCGTGATGCCCGACAAACTCATCACCGCCAACGTCTCCTGGCTAGACCCGTTAAAGCAACGGGCAATGACAGACGATCAATCAGAGCTACTTCATTTGCTCAGCGATCTATCCAAGCATCCGCAAGTGGATATTCTGGATGTGCCTGAGCGCTGGACCGAACTTGGCTTTGTTTTAGAGCGATTAACTGAATACATGCCCATTACCGAAAAACAAAAACAGGCGGTATTAGAGGAATCTGATCTGGATACCCGTATCGCAATGCTGTACCAGATGTTGGGTTGGTTATCTTAA
- a CDS encoding 6-phosphofructokinase, with amino-acid sequence MAKKKYNAFYAQSGGVTAVINATACGVIETARASKNIGKVYAGKNGIIGALREELIDTSKESKKDIAGLKFTPSGAFGSCRHKLKSIEENKAEYERLIEVFKAHDIRYFFYNGGGDSQDTAHKVSQLSETMGYPITCIGIPKTVDNDLPITDNCPGFGSVAKYVAVSIREAAFDVKSMAETSTKVFVMEVMGRHAGWIAAAGGLACEKEGDAPHIILFPEIAFNKEKFLKKVDRTVKKFGYCAIVVSEGTAYKDGTFLADAGTVDAFGHKQLGGVAPEVANMIKDELGYKYHWAVSDYLQRAARHIASATDVDQAYAMGKAAVEFADAGKNAVMPTIVRKNTKKYSWTVGEAKLADVANVEKMMPRSYITRDGFGITEECRQYLQPLIQGESYPPYKNGLPQYVELKNELVKKKLKTKFKI; translated from the coding sequence ATGGCTAAGAAAAAATACAACGCTTTTTATGCCCAATCCGGTGGCGTAACGGCAGTAATCAATGCAACTGCGTGTGGTGTGATTGAAACAGCGCGCGCGTCAAAGAACATTGGCAAGGTGTATGCTGGTAAGAACGGTATTATCGGCGCTTTACGCGAAGAGTTGATTGATACCAGCAAAGAATCAAAAAAAGATATTGCTGGTCTTAAGTTCACGCCGTCTGGTGCTTTCGGTTCCTGTCGCCATAAGTTAAAAAGTATTGAAGAAAACAAAGCTGAGTACGAGCGTCTGATCGAAGTGTTCAAGGCGCATGATATTCGTTATTTCTTCTACAATGGTGGCGGTGATTCGCAGGATACCGCACACAAAGTTTCTCAATTAAGTGAAACCATGGGTTATCCGATAACCTGTATCGGTATTCCTAAAACTGTTGATAACGATTTACCCATTACCGATAACTGCCCAGGCTTTGGCTCAGTAGCCAAGTATGTCGCAGTTTCGATTCGCGAAGCAGCTTTCGATGTTAAATCGATGGCAGAAACATCAACCAAAGTCTTCGTCATGGAAGTGATGGGCCGTCACGCAGGCTGGATTGCAGCGGCTGGTGGTTTAGCTTGCGAAAAAGAAGGCGACGCGCCACATATCATCCTGTTTCCGGAAATTGCTTTCAATAAAGAAAAATTCCTCAAGAAAGTGGATCGCACTGTTAAGAAGTTCGGCTATTGTGCGATTGTTGTTTCAGAAGGTACAGCTTATAAAGACGGAACTTTCCTGGCCGATGCAGGCACAGTTGACGCCTTTGGTCATAAGCAACTCGGTGGTGTCGCACCTGAAGTCGCCAATATGATTAAAGATGAACTTGGCTATAAATATCACTGGGCCGTTTCTGATTATTTGCAACGCGCTGCGCGTCATATCGCCTCAGCAACGGACGTTGACCAGGCCTATGCTATGGGTAAAGCCGCCGTTGAATTTGCCGATGCCGGTAAGAATGCTGTGATGCCTACCATAGTTCGCAAGAACACCAAAAAATACAGCTGGACAGTTGGTGAAGCTAAACTAGCCGATGTTGCCAATGTGGAAAAGATGATGCCACGCAGCTATATCACACGCGATGGTTTTGGTATCACCGAAGAGTGCCGCCAATACCTGCAGCCATTGATTCAAGGTGAATCATACCCGCCATACAAAAATGGTCTGCCGCAGTATGTTGAACTTAAAAACGAATTGGTGAAGAAGAAGCTTAAAACCAAGTTTAAGATTTAG
- a CDS encoding DUF3313 family protein, translating to MKTIRNLLLISMIITLSACATRLTKPEGPAEAPETAFRAYERVILTPITIAPDFAEHSSNQSARDKMDNYLKQLMSSTFKDVEFEMVDDASQVVPNGKRTLVIQPHIKEIKFVNTAARIFAGAMAGGSAVLMEVSMNDINASKSIGNPEFYADASAWAGWGADNQVLNKVIEDINFYFRTNY from the coding sequence ATGAAGACAATAAGAAATTTACTACTTATCTCAATGATAATTACGCTAAGCGCTTGTGCTACAAGGTTAACAAAACCAGAGGGCCCAGCAGAGGCACCTGAAACTGCATTTAGAGCCTACGAAAGAGTTATTCTAACTCCAATCACTATTGCTCCAGACTTTGCTGAACATAGCTCAAACCAATCAGCGAGAGATAAAATGGATAATTATTTGAAGCAATTAATGTCGTCTACATTTAAAGACGTAGAGTTTGAAATGGTGGATGATGCTTCTCAAGTTGTGCCAAATGGAAAAAGAACATTGGTTATCCAGCCGCACATAAAAGAAATCAAGTTCGTTAATACAGCAGCCAGAATTTTTGCTGGAGCAATGGCTGGTGGGTCGGCGGTTTTAATGGAAGTATCCATGAATGACATTAATGCTAGTAAGTCGATTGGCAATCCTGAGTTTTATGCTGATGCCAGTGCTTGGGCTGGTTGGGGTGCTGACAATCAGGTGCTCAATAAAGTGATTGAAGATATTAACTTTTACTTTAGAACCAATTATTAA
- the mpl gene encoding UDP-N-acetylmuramate:L-alanyl-gamma-D-glutamyl-meso-diaminopimelate ligase has product MHIHILGICGTFMGGIALLAKQRGISVSGSDQNVYPPMSTQLEEQGIELIQGFDPKHIPEHTDCVVVGNAMSRGNPSVEYVLEQGLTYRSGPQWLAENIIHDKWVLAAAGTHGKTTTASMLAWILQYANLEPGFLIGGVPENFGLSARVTESPFFVVEADEYDTAFFDKRSKFVHYRPRTLIMNNLEYDHADIFPNLEAIKTQFHHLLRIVPGNGLVIYPKDDANLQNVVERGLWSDKELIGDEHGWQYKLLEEDGSHFEVLFAGQKQGEVNWPLIGLHNVNNALAAIAAARHAGVPASHCCDALAEFKNVKRRMELKGEASGVKVYDDFAHHPTAVKTTLDGFRAKVGEQRVIAIVDLRSATMRSGIHKDTLLASLKGADCVIIHKPAEFDWQFPIEQVNQFDNLKILPDVDSILNSLKEMVQSGDNILVMSNGGFGAIHQKLLQQLAAE; this is encoded by the coding sequence ATGCATATTCATATTCTTGGCATTTGCGGTACTTTCATGGGCGGGATTGCTCTGCTGGCCAAACAGCGCGGTATTTCAGTCAGTGGCAGCGATCAGAATGTCTATCCGCCGATGAGTACACAGCTGGAAGAGCAGGGGATTGAGCTAATTCAGGGTTTTGACCCGAAGCATATCCCCGAGCATACCGATTGTGTGGTGGTGGGTAATGCCATGTCGCGTGGCAATCCTTCGGTGGAATATGTGCTGGAGCAGGGCTTAACCTACCGCTCAGGTCCACAATGGCTGGCTGAGAATATTATCCACGATAAATGGGTATTGGCCGCCGCGGGTACTCATGGCAAAACCACTACGGCCAGTATGCTGGCCTGGATTTTGCAATATGCCAATCTTGAGCCGGGCTTCTTAATCGGTGGGGTGCCGGAAAACTTCGGTTTATCTGCGCGGGTCACCGAATCGCCATTCTTTGTGGTCGAGGCGGATGAATACGATACTGCCTTTTTCGACAAGCGCTCCAAGTTTGTTCACTATCGTCCGCGTACCCTGATCATGAACAATCTCGAATATGATCACGCCGATATCTTCCCCAATCTTGAAGCGATTAAAACTCAATTCCATCACCTGTTACGTATCGTACCGGGCAATGGTTTGGTTATTTACCCGAAAGACGATGCCAATTTACAGAATGTGGTTGAGCGCGGTTTGTGGTCGGACAAAGAGCTGATTGGTGATGAACACGGCTGGCAATATAAGTTGCTAGAAGAAGATGGTAGCCATTTTGAAGTCTTGTTTGCGGGGCAAAAACAGGGCGAAGTGAACTGGCCTTTGATTGGATTGCACAACGTGAACAACGCCTTGGCCGCGATTGCCGCAGCACGTCATGCGGGTGTTCCAGCCAGCCATTGCTGTGATGCGCTGGCCGAGTTTAAAAACGTTAAACGTCGTATGGAACTGAAAGGCGAGGCCAGTGGCGTTAAAGTCTATGATGACTTCGCCCATCATCCGACTGCGGTAAAGACGACACTTGATGGATTCCGCGCAAAAGTAGGTGAGCAGCGCGTGATTGCCATTGTCGACCTGCGCTCAGCAACCATGCGCTCTGGTATCCATAAAGATACTTTATTGGCGTCGCTGAAAGGTGCCGACTGTGTGATTATCCATAAGCCCGCCGAGTTTGACTGGCAATTTCCGATAGAGCAGGTCAATCAGTTTGATAATCTGAAAATATTACCGGATGTGGATTCCATACTGAATTCACTCAAGGAAATGGTACAATCGGGCGACAACATTCTCGTGATGAGCAATGGCGGTTTTGGTGCCATCCATCAGAAACTACTGCAACAACTGGCGGCTGAATGA
- a CDS encoding DUF3592 domain-containing protein, whose translation MTDGRQTIKKGANKAGAGCLTAFGAIFFFAGVGIFLWGLVSIYDAYEARGWQPVEATITHVEQVISRGDDSTTYGVNGSFQYQYQGQSYTSSQLNFYTGTDNIGSYQQDFYYKLSRVKDNQKTITAYVNPDNPNEAVIDKSIRWGMLGFQSIFLIVFGGVGLGIMLFGRFAKKKAVKEQELQQLFPDEPWNWKDEWQTNRFKANTGTGFKVLLGFAIFWNLIAIPASVMAMIEFFKTFDYPILFVLLFPLVGIGLMIGAYVAFMRHKKYGQSELILQQTPIAIGGINRGTIEVPNDRTNDQTFGKPLEAVITLTCQRKTTTGSGKNRSTKTSIIWQDDRRVRSTIKGHNTSSYAFEFKVPEGLPQSDESNQNNRVEWVLEIERKQPGIDLKLQFMVPGYVVAHRVALEAAETDLFAADFNNSNEESSGGQSHLGSWKNLGLEDSVTSQGNRYYFSAFRNLSFAISMIVFGLIFASIGIGVNVYGDAPIIFLIAFGGFGILFLMLGLRQLTYKSEVTVRGGQLQVASGHLLMSAPKIIQRSEIESITANSNMSVGNKQVFHVSAKLTDGSKVVLAKNLLMRSDVESFIEKIKNEIGIRES comes from the coding sequence ATGACAGATGGAAGACAAACGATAAAAAAGGGCGCCAATAAAGCTGGCGCAGGCTGTTTGACCGCTTTTGGGGCGATATTTTTCTTTGCTGGGGTGGGTATCTTCCTATGGGGCCTGGTCTCTATTTATGACGCTTATGAAGCCCGCGGTTGGCAACCAGTCGAAGCAACCATAACCCATGTTGAACAGGTCATCTCTCGTGGCGACGACAGTACCACTTATGGCGTCAACGGCAGCTTCCAATATCAATATCAAGGGCAGTCCTACACGTCGAGCCAACTCAATTTCTACACTGGCACCGATAATATAGGCAGTTATCAACAAGACTTTTATTACAAACTGTCTAGAGTCAAAGATAATCAAAAAACCATAACTGCCTATGTTAACCCCGATAACCCCAATGAAGCGGTCATCGACAAGTCTATCCGCTGGGGCATGCTGGGATTCCAGTCGATATTCCTGATCGTCTTTGGCGGAGTAGGGCTTGGCATTATGCTGTTCGGGCGATTCGCTAAAAAGAAAGCGGTAAAAGAACAGGAATTACAACAGCTATTCCCAGACGAACCCTGGAACTGGAAAGATGAATGGCAAACCAATCGATTCAAAGCTAATACAGGAACCGGCTTTAAAGTATTACTGGGCTTCGCTATCTTTTGGAATCTGATTGCCATACCCGCTTCGGTCATGGCTATGATTGAATTCTTTAAAACTTTCGATTACCCAATCCTGTTTGTTCTATTATTCCCGTTGGTGGGCATTGGTTTGATGATTGGAGCCTATGTCGCTTTCATGCGCCATAAAAAATATGGTCAGAGCGAACTGATTTTACAGCAAACGCCAATCGCTATTGGCGGAATTAACCGCGGTACCATCGAAGTACCTAACGATAGAACCAATGACCAAACTTTTGGTAAGCCGTTAGAGGCAGTCATAACCCTCACTTGCCAGCGAAAAACCACGACCGGCAGCGGAAAAAATCGTAGCACTAAAACATCCATTATCTGGCAGGATGACCGACGTGTTCGCTCCACTATAAAAGGGCATAATACTTCAAGCTATGCATTTGAATTTAAGGTTCCGGAAGGGCTTCCTCAATCCGATGAATCTAATCAGAATAACCGAGTAGAATGGGTGCTAGAGATCGAAAGGAAGCAGCCTGGAATCGATTTAAAATTACAATTTATGGTTCCTGGATATGTGGTAGCACATCGCGTTGCGCTTGAAGCAGCCGAAACGGATCTTTTCGCTGCAGACTTTAATAACTCAAACGAAGAAAGCTCTGGTGGTCAAAGTCATTTAGGCAGCTGGAAAAACTTAGGCCTCGAAGACTCAGTGACCTCGCAAGGCAATCGCTACTACTTCTCAGCGTTTCGTAATCTGAGCTTTGCCATCAGCATGATAGTCTTCGGTTTGATTTTCGCCTCAATCGGTATTGGCGTTAATGTATACGGTGATGCCCCGATTATTTTCTTAATCGCCTTTGGTGGTTTTGGCATTTTATTTTTGATGCTGGGTTTAAGACAATTAACCTATAAAAGTGAAGTGACTGTAAGAGGTGGGCAATTGCAAGTTGCGTCAGGTCATTTATTAATGTCTGCACCCAAAATCATTCAACGAAGTGAGATCGAAAGTATCACAGCAAACAGCAACATGAGCGTTGGCAATAAGCAGGTCTTTCACGTTAGTGCAAAGCTAACCGATGGCAGCAAAGTCGTGTTGGCCAAAAATTTGTTAATGCGTAGCGATGTGGAATCTTTTATCGAAAAAATTAAAAATGAGATAGGGATAAGGGAAAGTTGA
- a CDS encoding flavin prenyltransferase UbiX encodes MSETSLKNTGLKQTGKTITLAVTGASGAPYALRLLEQLSQHYDTVYLMLSSAARVVFATEVEVQVSKAPSVIEKELSEHLGIAEGKIKAFSSDNWMAPVASGSSAPKQMIICPCSTGTLSAIAHGASDNLIERAADVVLKERGQLLLVPREMPYNTIHLQNMTKLSEMGVTIMPASPGFYNEPKTIDDLVDFVVARILDHLDIDHTLGHRWGYSGN; translated from the coding sequence ATGAGCGAAACTTCTCTGAAGAACACAGGTTTAAAGCAAACAGGTAAAACGATTACTCTGGCGGTGACCGGAGCTTCCGGCGCGCCCTATGCGTTGCGTTTGCTGGAACAATTGTCCCAGCATTATGACACTGTTTACTTGATGCTATCGAGCGCAGCCCGTGTGGTGTTTGCGACTGAGGTCGAGGTGCAGGTTAGCAAGGCACCAAGTGTTATTGAGAAAGAACTGTCTGAACATTTAGGCATTGCCGAAGGTAAAATTAAGGCATTTTCCAGCGATAACTGGATGGCGCCAGTGGCCAGTGGTTCCAGCGCACCTAAGCAAATGATTATTTGCCCTTGCAGCACCGGCACCTTGAGTGCGATTGCTCATGGCGCATCAGACAACTTGATTGAGCGTGCTGCTGACGTGGTGCTGAAAGAACGTGGACAATTGCTATTAGTGCCGCGCGAAATGCCATACAACACGATTCACTTGCAGAATATGACTAAGCTGTCGGAAATGGGCGTGACCATTATGCCGGCCTCGCCTGGTTTCTATAATGAGCCTAAGACTATTGATGACCTGGTCGACTTTGTGGTCGCGCGGATCCTTGATCATTTGGATATTGACCACACCTTAGGTCATAGATGGGGCTATTCTGGGAATTAG
- a CDS encoding ABC transporter permease has protein sequence MNLVAFQTIVTKEIIRWTRIWSQTLLPPAITMTLYFVIFGNLIGSRVGEMGGFGYMEYIVPGLIMMSVITSSYGNVVSSFFSAKYQRSIEEMMVSPVSNWVILYGFVGGGVLRGLLTGLIVTIIASFFVELKVYNAFVVVSVVFLTSVLFAIGGFLNALFARKFDDVAIVPTFILTPLTYLGGVFYSISLLPEFWQGVSKANPIIYMVNAFRYGFLGASDIDITVAFVLILAFIVALTSLSIYLLNRGTGLRA, from the coding sequence ATGAATTTAGTAGCCTTCCAAACCATTGTCACCAAAGAGATTATCCGCTGGACTCGCATCTGGTCACAAACTTTGCTTCCACCAGCGATTACCATGACTCTTTATTTTGTCATTTTCGGAAACCTGATCGGCTCACGCGTCGGTGAAATGGGTGGTTTCGGTTATATGGAATATATTGTTCCTGGCCTGATTATGATGTCGGTCATTACCAGTTCATACGGCAACGTGGTGTCATCATTTTTTAGCGCTAAGTATCAGCGTTCGATCGAAGAGATGATGGTCTCGCCTGTATCTAATTGGGTGATTCTGTATGGCTTTGTCGGCGGCGGTGTTTTACGCGGTTTATTGACCGGTCTTATCGTCACCATCATTGCTTCATTCTTTGTGGAGTTAAAAGTCTATAATGCTTTTGTAGTCGTCAGCGTGGTCTTTTTGACTTCGGTCTTGTTCGCGATTGGTGGTTTTCTTAATGCACTATTTGCACGTAAGTTTGATGACGTTGCCATTGTTCCGACCTTTATTCTGACGCCATTAACTTATCTGGGTGGTGTATTTTACTCAATCAGTTTGTTGCCGGAGTTCTGGCAGGGCGTATCGAAAGCTAACCCGATAATTTATATGGTCAATGCTTTCCGTTATGGTTTCCTGGGCGCCTCGGATATTGATATCACCGTAGCCTTCGTTCTCATCCTGGCATTCATTGTCGCGCTGACCAGCCTATCGATCTATCTGCTGAATCGAGGTACTGGACTTCGTGCCTAA
- the fabV gene encoding enoyl-ACP reductase FabV, which yields MVIKPKVRGFVCTTAHPYGCVAHVNEQIEYVKNNMPANTDTGPKNVLVIGSSTGYGLASRIVSAFGYGAKTLGLFFEKEPTESKTGTAGWYNNRGFEIAADKAGLWNKSINGDAFSNQAKEDAIKIIKEEMGKIDMVVYSLASPRRQDPETGEVYKSVLKPIGEAVTEKTLNTDKGIVHDISIDPATEDDIQNTIKVMGGEDWELWMKALDEAGVLADGVKTVAYTYIGKKLTWPIYGHATIGKAKEDLDRASHAIHSKLQEKYNGTANVSVLKAVVTQASSAIPVMPLYISLLYKVMKENGVHEDPIHQIKGLIMDQMYGDDAIYDDTRRYRLDLKELDDSIQQKVEELWQIANTENIDEISDYKGYQHEFFKLFGFEVDGVDYDADVDPRI from the coding sequence ATGGTTATTAAGCCTAAAGTTCGTGGTTTCGTTTGTACCACAGCACACCCGTATGGCTGCGTTGCCCATGTTAATGAACAAATTGAATACGTTAAGAATAATATGCCAGCCAATACTGATACTGGCCCGAAAAACGTTTTAGTCATTGGTTCTTCAACGGGTTACGGCCTTGCTTCACGTATCGTGTCGGCCTTTGGTTATGGCGCGAAAACCTTAGGTTTGTTCTTCGAAAAAGAACCTACTGAGTCTAAGACAGGTACTGCAGGCTGGTATAACAATCGTGGTTTTGAAATCGCCGCCGACAAGGCTGGCTTATGGAACAAAAGTATCAATGGTGATGCTTTCTCGAATCAAGCCAAAGAAGACGCCATCAAAATCATCAAAGAAGAAATGGGTAAAATCGATATGGTGGTTTACTCGTTGGCTTCTCCTCGTCGCCAGGACCCAGAAACGGGCGAGGTCTATAAATCAGTATTAAAGCCTATCGGCGAAGCGGTTACTGAAAAAACCTTGAACACAGATAAAGGTATTGTTCACGACATCAGCATTGACCCTGCCACCGAAGATGATATTCAGAACACCATCAAAGTGATGGGCGGCGAAGATTGGGAACTATGGATGAAGGCTCTTGATGAAGCCGGCGTTTTAGCCGATGGCGTTAAGACGGTTGCTTACACTTACATCGGTAAGAAATTGACCTGGCCTATCTATGGTCATGCCACTATTGGTAAAGCCAAAGAAGATCTTGATCGTGCGTCTCATGCAATCCACAGCAAACTGCAAGAAAAATACAACGGCACAGCGAATGTTTCAGTTCTAAAAGCGGTTGTCACTCAAGCGAGTTCTGCTATTCCTGTGATGCCTTTATACATTTCATTGCTCTATAAAGTGATGAAGGAAAATGGTGTTCACGAAGATCCGATTCATCAGATTAAAGGCTTAATCATGGACCAGATGTATGGTGATGATGCGATTTATGATGATACACGTCGCTATCGTTTGGACTTAAAAGAACTGGATGATTCGATTCAGCAAAAAGTTGAAGAGTTATGGCAGATTGCCAACACTGAAAATATTGATGAGATTTCAGACTATAAAGGCTATCAGCATGAATTCTTCAAACTGTTTGGGTTTGAAGTGGATGGCGTAGATTATGATGCGGATGTTGATCCTCGCATCTAA